The nucleotide sequence CAACGGCGTCGACGTCGAGCGCTACGCGCCGGACGCCTCGAAGCGGGTCGAAGGCCTCGTCGTGGGCGTCGGCGAGGTGGCGCGCCACAAGCGATGGCATCTCGCGGCGCGCGCCCTCAAGGGTACGGGGCTCTCGCTCGCCGTCGCGGGCCCGATCCGCGACCCCGCCTACGCGAACGAGATCGAGGCCGAGGGCGGGCATACGCGGCTTCTCGGGCCGATGGACGAGGCCGAGCTCATCGACCATTTTCGATCGGGCGTCGCGCTCGCGCATCCGAGCGTCAGCGAATCCTTCGGCATGGCGGTCGTCGAGGCGATGAGCTGCGGCCTTCCCGTCGTCGCGAGCGACATCCTCTCCTCGCTCGTGAAGCACGGCGAAACGGGGCTCCTCGTGCCGACGGAAGGCGACGACGACGCGCGCGCCGCCGCCCTCCGCGACGCGCTTCTCGCGCTTGCCGCGGATGCGAAGCGGCGGGAGCGCCTCGGCGAAGCGGCGCGCGCGCTGGCCGTCGACCGATACGCCTGGTCGAGCATCGCGCGCGACGTCGAGGCCGTCTACGAGGAGGTGCGCGGATCGCGACCCTAGGCCGCAAGTCGGTCCTCATCTTCGGCAATTCCATCGTCGGAGCGCTCTTCGGATTCGTCGCCATCCACTACGTCGCCGTCTACCTCGGCAAGGGGGTCATCGGCCAGGTGGACGGCGCCCTCGCCGCCCTCGGCATCCTGTTCTTCGTCACGGACCTCGGTTTCCCGATGGCGCACACGAAGCGCGTCTCGGAGGGCGCGGATCCCGGGGACTGCCTCGCCACGTTCACCGTGTTCAAGCTGGTGGCCACGGCGGCCTTCGCCCTCGTCACGACCCTGATCGTGGTCTACGCGACGTTCATCAATCCCGCCCAGTTCCAGGACTACTCGCCGGTCGTCCTCATCTTCGTCGGCGCCTATCTCGCGGCGAAGAGCTTCGCGGGCATTCCCCAGGCGAACTTCGACGCCCGGCTCGAGGCGGCGAGAAGCCAGCTCGTCACGTTCACCGAGTCGATGACGCGGATCGCGTTCACGATCCTTTTCGCGTGGCTTTACGCCGCCGTGGTCTCGCGCGACGGCCCGCTCGCCGGCCTCGTCTCGTCCGCCCCCGGGTTCGTCGGCGAATGGCTCGTCAGGCATCCCGCCGAATCGCTCGCGATCGCCTACATGCTCGGGGGCGTCGCCTCGGCCTTCGCCGCATTCCGCTATGTCAGGACGGCGCGCGACTTCGGCCGCTTCAGGTGGGACATCCTCAAGAGCTACTGGCAGTTCGCGCTGCCCCTTTTCATCGTCGGGACCGTCGGCGTCGTCGGCGCGAAGATCGACGCCGTCGCGCTCACGCTCTTCGGGTCGGACGTGAACACCGGGACGTTCACGGGCCTCAGGCGCATCACGCTCTTCGTCGAAACGCTCCCGGTCGCGGTCGCCCTCATGCTTTTCCCGACCGTGAGCGCGCTCGCGGCGGCCGGCGACAAGCAGGGGGCGGTCGACACGACCCGTCGAGCGCTCCGGTACACGAGCATGGTCGTCTTCCCGGCCGTCGTCTTCGTGATCGTCTTCGCGAAGCCGATCATCTCCCTCGTCCTCTCGAACGCGTGGCTCGACGAGGCGATCGTCCTCCAGGTTCTCGCGATCTATTCGCTCCTCTTCGCGATGTCCCGCCCGTTAAGCGCGCTCCTCACGGGCATCAACCGTCCCGACGTCGCCGCCCGGGCCGCGATCGCGATGAGCGTGACGCTCATCGTCTTCAATCTCCTCCTCATCCCCTCGGACATCAAGAGCCTCAACATCCAGCTCTTCGGCCTCTACGCGCTCGGCGCGGCGATCTCGACGGCGCTCTCCGGCCTCGTCGGGTACATCCTCTACTTCTACGCTTCCTCCCGTCTCGCGGGCCTCCATCACCCCCCGGAGATCCTGAAGCACCTCGTCGCCGCCCTCGGCATGGCGGCGGCCCTGTGGCTCCTCGCCGAGAGCGTCGTCGGTCTCGAGCGGTGGTACCACCTCCTCTTCTTCGGCATGATCGGCGGCGCGGTCTACCT is from Candidatus Thermoplasmatota archaeon and encodes:
- a CDS encoding glycosyltransferase family 4 protein — encoded protein: MKVALVGAGRIPIPPPGYGAVEKHIANLAEALRARGHEVHVVNEALGESGDAEYRFALKARRAVAGLAPDVVHVHTPGVALVFSLLGPKRFVFTTHSRHWTTVEGWRERVGFALERRAVRNAARAIAVSPEVGALAGERLGVRAAVIPNGVDVERYAPDASKRVEGLVVGVGEVARHKRWHLAARALKGTGLSLAVAGPIRDPAYANEIEAEGGHTRLLGPMDEAELIDHFRSGVALAHPSVSESFGMAVVEAMSCGLPVVASDILSSLVKHGETGLLVPTEGDDDARAAALRDALLALAADAKRRERLGEAARALAVDRYAWSSIARDVEAVYEEVRGSRP
- a CDS encoding polysaccharide biosynthesis C-terminal domain-containing protein, whose product is MATLGRKSVLIFGNSIVGALFGFVAIHYVAVYLGKGVIGQVDGALAALGILFFVTDLGFPMAHTKRVSEGADPGDCLATFTVFKLVATAAFALVTTLIVVYATFINPAQFQDYSPVVLIFVGAYLAAKSFAGIPQANFDARLEAARSQLVTFTESMTRIAFTILFAWLYAAVVSRDGPLAGLVSSAPGFVGEWLVRHPAESLAIAYMLGGVASAFAAFRYVRTARDFGRFRWDILKSYWQFALPLFIVGTVGVVGAKIDAVALTLFGSDVNTGTFTGLRRITLFVETLPVAVALMLFPTVSALAAAGDKQGAVDTTRRALRYTSMVVFPAVVFVIVFAKPIISLVLSNAWLDEAIVLQVLAIYSLLFAMSRPLSALLTGINRPDVAARAAIAMSVTLIVFNLLLIPSDIKSLNIQLFGLYALGAAISTALSGLVGYILYFYASSRLAGLHHPPEILKHLVAALGMAAALWLLAESVVGLERWYHLLFFGMIGGAVYLALLWVLKEFRDEEFRFFLNLAHPGQMLRYVRGELKR